One Bacillus amyloliquefaciens DSM 7 = ATCC 23350 DNA window includes the following coding sequences:
- a CDS encoding AzlD domain-containing protein: protein MSISTQMIWIILGCMIVTLVPRIVPFIFVRNIQMPELALKWLSFIPLCILTALVTESMIVKTNSALTFDWKAMIVLIPTLLCAMWTKSLSITVITGVVLMAAVRLIW from the coding sequence ATGAGCATCAGTACGCAAATGATCTGGATTATACTCGGCTGCATGATTGTTACACTTGTGCCGCGTATCGTTCCGTTTATATTTGTCCGGAACATTCAGATGCCTGAATTGGCTTTAAAATGGCTCTCCTTTATTCCGCTCTGCATTTTGACCGCTCTGGTAACGGAGAGCATGATCGTGAAAACAAATAGCGCTTTGACCTTTGATTGGAAAGCAATGATCGTTCTCATCCCGACATTGCTTTGCGCGATGTGGACAAAAAGCTTATCAATTACGGTCATCACGGGAGTCGTGCTGATGGCCGCCGTCAGGCTGATCTGGTGA
- a CDS encoding AzlC family ABC transporter permease, giving the protein MINTEVQKTAVSREMNDTFLQGVRDCVPTLLGYMSIGFAFGIVGVASHLSILEICLLSVFVYAGAAQFIICSLLVSGSPISAIILTTFIVNLRHLLLSLTIAPYFTKYSLVKNIGFGALLTDESFGVAVNKAAQNGRLNDKWMNGLNVTAYVCWVISCVMGGLLGQWISDPYALGLDFALPAMFAALLVLQLQASASEKLKHNLSLIVYMIIFMVLLSYIVPSHIAVIVSTVIVATIGVVTDK; this is encoded by the coding sequence ATGATTAACACAGAAGTGCAAAAAACCGCCGTTTCCCGGGAAATGAACGATACATTTTTACAGGGGGTCCGGGATTGTGTGCCTACCTTGCTTGGCTATATGAGTATCGGTTTTGCTTTTGGCATTGTCGGCGTGGCCTCACATCTCAGTATTCTTGAAATTTGTTTGTTATCCGTGTTTGTCTATGCCGGCGCCGCCCAATTTATTATTTGCTCGCTCCTTGTTTCCGGGAGTCCGATTTCCGCCATTATTTTAACGACGTTTATCGTCAATCTGCGGCACCTTCTGCTCAGTCTGACCATCGCACCTTATTTCACGAAATACTCTTTGGTGAAAAATATCGGCTTCGGTGCTTTGCTTACCGACGAATCTTTCGGGGTAGCGGTAAACAAGGCGGCTCAGAACGGCAGGCTTAACGATAAGTGGATGAACGGCCTTAATGTAACAGCTTATGTGTGCTGGGTTATTTCTTGTGTGATGGGCGGGCTTCTCGGACAATGGATATCTGATCCTTACGCCCTCGGCCTGGACTTCGCTTTGCCCGCTATGTTTGCGGCGCTGCTGGTGCTGCAATTGCAGGCGTCTGCGTCGGAAAAGCTGAAGCACAATCTTTCCTTAATCGTCTATATGATCATCTTTATGGTCTTGTTATCCTATATCGTGCCGTCACATATCGCAGTCATCGTCTCAACCGTGATTGTGGCAACCATCGGGGTGGTGACGGACAAATGA
- a CDS encoding acetoin utilization AcuB family protein, with amino-acid sequence MIAEQIMKRDVITVTKNDSIETAVRKMKAYHIRHLPVTDEDLHVAGIVTDRDIKQAGPDSSFEQEDRGAFLTNKVETIMKRNVICAHPLDFVEEISASFYEHGIGCLPITVNNKLTGILTKTDVLRTFVSLTGAAQPGSQVEILVTDMTQSLADLSCMCRDLQLQILSVLVYPHDSAGSNILVFRVKTMNPLPFIHAVHEAGYNVLWPKYLRDQS; translated from the coding sequence ATGATTGCAGAACAAATCATGAAGCGGGATGTCATCACCGTCACAAAAAACGACTCCATTGAAACAGCCGTACGCAAAATGAAGGCCTATCATATCCGTCATCTCCCTGTCACCGACGAAGACCTGCACGTCGCCGGTATCGTCACAGACAGGGACATTAAACAGGCCGGCCCGGACAGCAGCTTTGAACAAGAAGACCGCGGCGCGTTTCTGACAAACAAAGTGGAAACCATTATGAAACGGAATGTCATCTGCGCCCATCCGCTTGATTTCGTGGAAGAAATATCCGCTTCTTTTTATGAGCATGGCATCGGCTGTCTGCCGATCACGGTAAACAATAAGCTGACAGGCATTTTAACCAAAACCGATGTACTTCGGACTTTCGTCAGCCTGACAGGCGCAGCCCAGCCGGGATCACAGGTGGAAATCCTGGTGACGGATATGACCCAAAGCCTTGCTGATCTCAGCTGCATGTGCCGTGATCTTCAGCTGCAAATCCTGAGTGTGCTCGTCTATCCCCATGATTCAGCCGGCTCGAATATACTCGTCTTTCGGGTGAAGACGATGAATCCGCTCCCTTTCATCCATGCCGTTCATGAGGCCGGATACAATGTCTTGTGGCCGAAATATTTGAGGGATCAGTCATGA
- a CDS encoding GNAT family N-acetyltransferase — protein sequence MKHHKTYHSTSIQTAAGPLLVEGPVPPEDLAQYEFHEGLTAFRLPHEQHKALIEIAGLPEGRIIIARDGQTIIGYVTYLYPDPLERWSDGNMEDLLELGAIEVAPGYRGCSVGKTLLTVSMMDEQMEHYIIMTTEYYWHWDLKGMKKDVWEYRKIMEKMMNAGGLVWFATDEPEISSHPANCLMARIGRHVSQESIEQFDRLRFYQRFMY from the coding sequence GTGAAACATCATAAAACGTACCATTCTACATCTATTCAGACAGCAGCCGGCCCTCTTTTAGTAGAAGGGCCCGTTCCTCCAGAGGACTTAGCACAGTATGAGTTTCATGAAGGCCTGACAGCCTTTCGCCTTCCTCATGAACAGCACAAAGCGTTAATCGAGATAGCCGGGCTTCCCGAAGGGCGGATCATTATCGCCAGGGACGGACAGACGATTATCGGCTATGTGACGTATTTATATCCCGATCCGCTTGAACGGTGGTCTGACGGAAATATGGAAGACCTCCTTGAACTCGGGGCGATCGAGGTCGCTCCCGGCTACAGGGGCTGTTCTGTCGGAAAAACTTTGCTGACAGTCAGCATGATGGATGAACAGATGGAACATTACATCATCATGACGACGGAATATTACTGGCATTGGGATTTAAAAGGAATGAAAAAAGACGTGTGGGAATACAGAAAGATTATGGAAAAGATGATGAATGCCGGGGGTCTTGTCTGGTTTGCAACGGATGAACCGGAAATCAGCTCTCATCCGGCCAATTGTCTGATGGCCCGCATCGGCAGGCACGTCAGTCAGGAGTCAATCGAACAGTTCGACAGACTTCGTTTTTATCAGCGATTTATGTATTGA
- a CDS encoding TrmB family transcriptional regulator encodes MEDVLKELQKFGFSQYECKAYIGLLKHSPVTGYEVSKRSGVPRSMIYEVLGKLVDKGAVHIVPSDPVTYAPLAGKELIDRLRHDFESSFGYLEEKLLALESEQEMNVILRISTNDHVINELKDMIEKAEEELWLSVWEQQIPFIQEAANKRAAEKLPVFSIVFGPPEVKLGNTTHHNMSPEVAEKRMGGRLTIAARDNKEVLIANFSPQTNAWAIKSEDPALVLVAMEYMRHDLMFAELVKEVGAEKVEGLMKQNHSLFHVVTGNRFI; translated from the coding sequence ATGGAGGATGTTCTGAAAGAATTACAAAAATTTGGATTTTCTCAATATGAATGCAAAGCATATATCGGCTTGTTAAAACACTCGCCTGTTACCGGGTACGAAGTCAGTAAAAGGTCAGGCGTCCCCCGCTCAATGATCTATGAAGTATTGGGAAAATTAGTTGATAAAGGCGCTGTCCATATTGTGCCGTCTGATCCGGTTACATATGCCCCGCTGGCCGGAAAGGAATTAATTGACCGGCTGCGGCACGATTTCGAAAGCTCCTTCGGCTATCTTGAGGAGAAATTATTGGCGCTTGAAAGCGAGCAGGAGATGAATGTCATCCTCCGCATCAGCACAAATGATCATGTCATCAATGAATTGAAGGATATGATTGAAAAAGCCGAGGAAGAGTTGTGGCTGTCTGTCTGGGAACAGCAGATTCCCTTTATTCAAGAAGCCGCTAACAAACGCGCGGCCGAAAAATTGCCCGTCTTTTCGATTGTGTTCGGCCCTCCGGAAGTAAAGCTCGGAAATACGACACATCATAATATGTCGCCTGAAGTGGCGGAAAAACGCATGGGCGGGAGATTAACGATAGCGGCACGCGATAATAAAGAAGTCTTAATCGCCAATTTTTCTCCGCAGACGAATGCCTGGGCCATTAAATCAGAAGATCCCGCTCTTGTTCTCGTGGCCATGGAATATATGAGGCACGACCTTATGTTCGCGGAGCTTGTAAAAGAAGTAGGGGCTGAAAAAGTTGAAGGCCTGATGAAACAAAACCATTCGTTATTTCATGTCGTCACCGGAAATCGGTTCATATAA
- the motS gene encoding flagellar motor protein MotS has translation MKLRKERFERRNKPGNTGGSPRWMVTFADLITLILVFFILLFSMSQIDAEKFQSAVTSIHTNGSGGEPASSSKANENSEQDLLLQNVKTYIKTHHLSSKMTAKRDERGVVLVLQEAVLFQTGKADVLKNAEPVLHQIAVLLKTLPNAIQVEGHTDSRRISTYQFPSNWELSSARAASVIRYFTAKEDFSAKRFISVGYADTKPVKDNKSIRHMKENRRVEIVIKKTTSS, from the coding sequence ATGAAGCTTAGAAAAGAGCGTTTTGAACGAAGGAACAAACCGGGAAATACAGGAGGTTCACCAAGATGGATGGTGACGTTTGCCGACTTGATCACGCTTATTCTCGTGTTCTTTATATTGCTTTTTTCGATGTCGCAAATAGACGCGGAAAAATTTCAATCAGCCGTTACTTCGATTCATACAAACGGCAGCGGGGGTGAACCAGCGTCATCAAGCAAAGCAAACGAAAATAGTGAACAGGATTTGCTGTTGCAGAACGTGAAGACATACATAAAAACGCACCATTTAAGTTCCAAAATGACGGCGAAGCGCGATGAGCGCGGAGTGGTTCTTGTGCTGCAGGAGGCCGTTCTGTTTCAGACTGGAAAAGCGGATGTGCTGAAAAACGCTGAGCCAGTCCTGCATCAGATCGCGGTGCTTTTGAAAACACTTCCGAATGCCATACAGGTTGAAGGCCATACGGACAGCCGCCGGATTTCCACCTATCAATTTCCGTCGAACTGGGAGCTGTCATCTGCAAGAGCGGCGAGTGTGATCCGTTATTTTACCGCAAAAGAAGACTTTTCCGCCAAACGGTTTATTTCTGTCGGTTACGCGGATACGAAACCTGTGAAGGACAACAAAAGCATCAGACATATGAAAGAAAACCGCCGTGTAGAAATTGTCATAAAAAAAACGACCTCCTCGTAA
- the tyrS gene encoding tyrosine--tRNA ligase, giving the protein MTNLLEDLSFRGLIQQMTDEEGLNKQLNEEKIRLYSGFDPTADSLHIGHLLPILTLRRFQLAGHHPIALVGGATGLIGDPSGKKAERTLNTQDIVVEWSQKIKNQLSRFLDFEAGENPAVIANNFDWIGKMSIIEFLRDVGKNFGINYMLAKDTVSSRIETGISYTEFSYMILQSYDFLNLYREKNCKLQIGGSDQWGNITAGLELIRKSEEEGAKAFGLTIPLVTKADGTKFGKTEGGAIWLDKEKTSPYEFYQFWINTDDRDVVKYLKYFTFLSKEEIEAYAEKTETAPEKREAQKRLAEEVTVLVHGREALEQAVHISQALFSGNIKELSAQDVKVGFKDVPSFEKDRSEELSLVDVLVESKLSPSKRQAREDIQNGAVYINGERQTDISHLLTAEDRIEDQFTVLRRGKKKYFLITY; this is encoded by the coding sequence ATGACTAATTTATTAGAAGATTTATCATTCCGCGGCTTAATCCAGCAAATGACGGATGAAGAAGGACTGAATAAACAGCTGAACGAAGAAAAAATCCGTTTATACTCAGGGTTTGACCCGACGGCTGACAGCCTCCACATCGGACACCTTCTGCCGATATTGACACTGCGCCGTTTCCAGCTTGCAGGCCACCATCCGATTGCGCTTGTAGGCGGCGCAACGGGACTGATCGGCGATCCGAGCGGCAAAAAAGCGGAACGTACGTTAAACACTCAGGATATCGTTGTCGAATGGTCGCAAAAAATTAAAAATCAGCTTTCCCGATTTTTAGATTTCGAAGCCGGAGAAAACCCCGCTGTCATAGCGAACAACTTTGATTGGATCGGAAAAATGAGCATCATTGAATTTCTTCGCGACGTCGGAAAAAACTTCGGAATCAACTACATGCTTGCGAAAGATACTGTAAGCTCAAGAATTGAAACCGGGATTTCTTACACGGAATTCAGCTACATGATCCTGCAATCCTACGATTTCCTGAATCTGTACAGAGAAAAGAACTGCAAACTCCAAATCGGCGGCAGTGACCAGTGGGGCAACATCACGGCCGGTCTTGAACTGATCAGAAAATCGGAAGAAGAAGGGGCGAAAGCGTTCGGTCTTACCATTCCGCTCGTCACAAAAGCGGACGGCACGAAATTCGGCAAAACGGAAGGCGGCGCGATTTGGCTTGATAAAGAAAAAACATCGCCGTATGAATTCTACCAATTCTGGATCAATACAGATGACCGCGACGTCGTCAAATATTTAAAATACTTTACTTTCCTGTCAAAAGAGGAAATTGAAGCTTATGCTGAAAAAACGGAGACGGCTCCTGAGAAAAGGGAAGCGCAGAAACGTCTCGCTGAAGAAGTGACTGTTCTTGTACACGGCCGCGAAGCGCTGGAGCAGGCCGTTCATATCTCCCAGGCGCTTTTCAGCGGCAATATTAAAGAGCTTTCCGCTCAAGACGTCAAGGTAGGGTTTAAAGACGTGCCTTCGTTTGAAAAAGACCGCTCTGAAGAGCTGTCTTTAGTAGACGTGCTTGTGGAATCTAAATTGTCGCCTTCAAAACGGCAGGCCCGCGAAGACATTCAAAACGGGGCCGTCTACATTAACGGCGAGCGCCAGACGGACATCAGCCATCTTCTGACAGCAGAAGACCGCATCGAAGATCAATTTACCGTACTGCGCCGCGGAAAGAAAAAATACTTCCTGATCACGTACTGA
- a CDS encoding acetoin utilization protein AcuC has protein sequence MRDSVFVYSPSYQTYQFHQEHPFNQQRVLLTYDLLQAADAFEEGDIVAPRTASKEELALVHTEDYIQAVELAGAGRLPAKEGESYGLGTEDTPVFAGMHEAASLLVGGTLTAADYVMTGQARHACNLGGGLHHGFRGRASGFCIYNDSAVAIQYIQKNYGAKVLYIDTDAHHGDGVQFTFYDRSDVCTVSFHETGRYLFPGTGQVLEKGSGQGYGYSFNIPLDAFTEDDSFLHAYKTAASEIAAFFKPDVILTQNGADAHYYDPLTHLSNTISIYQEIPRLAHSLAHQYCGGRWIAGGGGGYDIWRVVPRAWSRIWLEMKGIDPGERIPQKWIQKWQKHSPYTLPAFWSDPDQLYPPIPRKEEISEKNAQTVEKALFAIRSEQRYKTK, from the coding sequence ATGAGAGACAGCGTTTTTGTTTACTCGCCTTCTTATCAGACATATCAATTTCACCAGGAACATCCGTTCAATCAGCAGCGCGTGCTTTTGACATACGATCTGCTTCAGGCGGCGGACGCGTTTGAAGAGGGAGATATCGTCGCTCCCCGCACGGCCTCTAAAGAAGAGCTGGCTCTCGTTCATACGGAGGATTACATACAGGCTGTGGAACTGGCAGGTGCGGGCCGGCTCCCTGCCAAAGAAGGAGAAAGCTACGGGCTCGGAACGGAAGACACCCCCGTTTTTGCCGGCATGCATGAAGCCGCATCGCTTCTTGTGGGCGGCACCTTAACAGCGGCCGATTATGTCATGACGGGACAAGCAAGGCATGCCTGCAATTTAGGAGGCGGCCTTCACCACGGCTTTCGCGGCAGGGCATCGGGCTTTTGTATCTATAATGACAGCGCCGTGGCCATCCAATACATTCAGAAAAACTACGGGGCAAAGGTGTTATACATTGATACCGACGCCCATCATGGCGACGGCGTTCAATTTACATTTTACGACAGGTCTGATGTCTGCACTGTGTCTTTTCATGAAACCGGGCGTTATTTATTTCCCGGGACGGGACAGGTACTGGAAAAAGGAAGCGGCCAAGGCTACGGCTATTCTTTTAACATCCCGCTGGACGCCTTCACAGAGGATGATTCCTTTCTTCACGCTTACAAAACGGCCGCCTCGGAAATCGCGGCTTTTTTTAAGCCGGATGTGATTCTGACTCAGAACGGAGCAGATGCCCATTATTACGATCCATTGACACACCTGTCCAATACCATCTCCATTTATCAAGAGATCCCGCGGCTCGCTCACTCATTGGCCCATCAATATTGCGGCGGCAGATGGATCGCGGGCGGCGGCGGCGGGTACGATATTTGGAGAGTCGTCCCGAGAGCATGGAGCCGCATATGGCTTGAGATGAAAGGGATTGATCCCGGGGAGCGCATACCGCAGAAGTGGATTCAAAAATGGCAGAAACACTCTCCCTATACCTTGCCCGCTTTTTGGAGTGATCCTGACCAATTATATCCTCCGATTCCCCGAAAAGAAGAAATCTCAGAAAAAAATGCCCAAACCGTGGAAAAAGCGCTTTTTGCCATCCGGTCTGAGCAGCGGTATAAAACAAAATAA
- a CDS encoding cation diffusion facilitator family transporter — protein MVENTSKIAFLSVISNSLVVMLKIAVGIITGSVAILSEAIHSFLDLIAAFIAFISVRISKKPADTGHPYGHGKVENLSGTIETILIFAAGIWMIYECVQKLVNPEPVHLPVLGIIVMLLGALINLIVSKLVKREAEKVNSVAMKSNALHLLTDVYTSLGVAASLLVVTLTEWYILDPIIGMVLAVYIIYEAFKLMKEAFPPLIDTRLSEEEEKTILKIIDTFHQEFIEIHDFRTRRSGPQEYIDFHMVVASHVTIKDVHDLCDRIERDITDEFKQAQVMIHPEPESERKK, from the coding sequence ATGGTGGAAAACACCTCTAAAATCGCTTTTTTATCAGTTATAAGCAATTCTCTTGTCGTCATGCTCAAAATAGCGGTGGGCATTATAACAGGGTCTGTCGCGATACTTTCCGAAGCCATTCATTCTTTTTTAGATTTGATCGCCGCCTTCATCGCCTTTATTTCCGTCAGGATATCAAAAAAGCCGGCTGATACAGGGCATCCGTACGGACATGGAAAAGTCGAGAATCTCTCCGGAACCATTGAGACGATTCTGATTTTTGCGGCAGGGATTTGGATGATATATGAATGCGTTCAAAAATTGGTGAATCCAGAGCCGGTTCATCTGCCGGTATTGGGAATTATTGTGATGCTTTTAGGGGCTCTCATTAATTTGATCGTCTCGAAATTAGTAAAAAGAGAAGCTGAAAAGGTTAATTCCGTAGCAATGAAATCAAATGCTCTGCACTTACTGACTGACGTATACACATCATTAGGCGTAGCGGCAAGCCTTTTGGTTGTTACATTAACGGAGTGGTATATACTTGATCCCATTATAGGTATGGTGCTTGCGGTGTATATCATATATGAAGCATTTAAGTTAATGAAAGAAGCATTTCCGCCGCTGATTGATACCCGTCTGTCAGAAGAAGAAGAGAAAACAATTTTAAAGATTATCGATACATTTCATCAGGAATTTATTGAAATCCACGATTTTCGTACAAGGCGCTCAGGCCCGCAGGAGTATATTGATTTTCATATGGTCGTGGCGTCTCACGTGACGATTAAAGACGTGCACGACTTGTGTGACCGCATTGAAAGGGATATTACGGATGAATTTAAACAAGCACAGGTGATGATTCATCCTGAGCCGGAGAGCGAAAGGAAGAAATAA
- a CDS encoding SGNH/GDSL hydrolase family protein — protein sequence MKLNEDFYKESEGKTVYSQNISSKQLHITDSGHVSVDFISISRLRKASKIAILGDSVARGLRAKYGFGDILKDRTNAAITNLSVSGVNMSNNGTDNIYQQSLKTSGHDVIIVQGTDDDWCGHIPIGTDEKDITTFYGGFCQVIQQLRSRNKDCSIIVVTPTRQVKISNGKIVRRDTDKNKLGLKLADYVKAQKEACTLLSVPYADLFDTDLIDPYNPAFRKMCMSEGLHPNETGHQIIFQEICRNYYYYYG from the coding sequence ATGAAGCTGAATGAGGATTTTTATAAAGAATCTGAAGGAAAAACGGTATATTCGCAGAACATCAGCAGCAAGCAGTTACATATCACGGACAGCGGACATGTCAGCGTGGACTTCATCAGCATAAGCAGGCTCCGGAAGGCTTCGAAAATCGCGATCTTAGGTGACAGCGTCGCCCGGGGGCTGCGTGCGAAATACGGCTTTGGTGACATTCTGAAAGACCGGACAAACGCTGCAATAACCAATCTGTCTGTCAGCGGCGTCAATATGAGCAACAATGGAACCGATAACATTTATCAGCAATCGCTTAAAACGTCGGGCCATGATGTCATTATTGTGCAGGGAACAGATGATGATTGGTGCGGCCATATTCCCATCGGCACAGATGAAAAGGATATCACCACATTTTACGGAGGCTTCTGTCAGGTCATTCAGCAGCTGCGAAGCAGAAATAAAGACTGCAGCATCATTGTGGTGACCCCGACAAGGCAGGTGAAAATCTCAAACGGAAAAATCGTCCGCCGTGATACTGATAAAAATAAACTGGGCCTGAAGCTGGCGGACTATGTAAAAGCCCAAAAAGAAGCCTGCACACTCCTCTCTGTACCGTATGCCGACCTGTTTGATACAGATCTCATTGACCCGTATAATCCTGCTTTCCGCAAAATGTGCATGTCAGAAGGTCTTCATCCGAACGAGACAGGGCATCAAATCATTTTTCAGGAAATCTGCCGAAATTATTATTACTATTACGGATGA
- the sr7p gene encoding small protein SR7P: MNFMFTIAKERLQRDHWEQQQSMNAEVKAEEPEAEEENPPS; encoded by the coding sequence GTGAATTTCATGTTCACCATCGCGAAGGAAAGATTGCAGCGGGATCATTGGGAACAGCAGCAAAGCATGAACGCCGAAGTCAAAGCCGAGGAACCTGAGGCGGAAGAAGAAAATCCGCCATCATAA
- the acsA gene encoding acetate--CoA ligase, which produces MNLKALPAEKGNYHLQNYEETYRSFDWKEAEAEFSWHQTGKLNAAYEAIDRHAESFRRNKVALYYKDANREEKYTFKEMMEESNRAGNVLRRYGNVEKGDRVFIFMPRSPELYFIMLGAIKIGAIAGPLFEAFMEGAVKDRLLNSQAKVVVTTPELAERIPAESLPDLQHIFIVGGSEETGDKIIHYDKAAEGESTRLDIEWMDRRDGYLLHYTSGSTGTPKGVLHVHEAMIQQYQTGKWVLDLKEDDIYWCTADPGWVTGTVYGIFAPWLNGAANVIVGGRFSPENWYGTIEKLGVSVWYSAPTAFRMLMGAGDEMASKFDLTSLRHVLSVGEPLNPEVIKWGHKVFGKRIHDTWWMTETGGQLICNYPCMEIKPGSMGKPIPGVEAAIVDNQGNELPPYRMGNLAIKKGWPSMMDSIWNNKEKYDSYFMPGGWYVSGDSAYMDEDGYFWFQGRVDDVIMTSGERVGPFEVESKLVEHPAIAEAGVIGKPDPVRGEIIKAFIALREGHEPSDQLKEDIRLFVKQGLAAHAAPREIEFKDKLPKTRSGKIMRRVLKAWELNLPAGDLSTMED; this is translated from the coding sequence ATGAACTTGAAAGCGTTGCCAGCAGAAAAGGGGAATTATCATCTGCAAAATTATGAGGAAACATACCGCAGCTTCGATTGGAAAGAAGCAGAGGCCGAGTTTTCCTGGCATCAGACCGGGAAGCTGAATGCCGCATACGAAGCGATTGACCGCCATGCCGAGTCATTTCGCAGAAACAAAGTAGCGCTGTATTACAAGGACGCAAACAGAGAAGAAAAATACACATTTAAAGAAATGATGGAGGAATCGAACCGGGCGGGAAATGTGCTGAGACGGTATGGAAACGTGGAAAAAGGAGACCGCGTTTTTATTTTCATGCCTCGTTCGCCGGAGCTGTATTTTATCATGCTCGGCGCTATTAAAATCGGTGCGATTGCCGGTCCTTTATTTGAAGCGTTTATGGAAGGCGCCGTCAAAGACCGTCTGCTGAACAGCCAGGCAAAGGTTGTCGTGACAACACCTGAGCTGGCCGAACGGATTCCGGCAGAGAGTCTCCCCGACCTGCAGCATATTTTCATTGTCGGCGGCAGCGAAGAAACGGGAGATAAAATCATCCATTACGATAAAGCGGCTGAAGGGGAAAGCACGAGACTTGACATTGAATGGATGGACAGAAGAGACGGCTACCTGCTTCATTACACATCAGGTTCTACCGGAACGCCTAAGGGCGTGCTTCACGTTCATGAAGCCATGATTCAGCAATACCAGACCGGCAAGTGGGTGCTTGATCTCAAAGAAGACGATATTTACTGGTGCACTGCGGACCCAGGTTGGGTGACCGGGACGGTGTACGGGATTTTTGCGCCGTGGCTGAACGGAGCGGCGAACGTAATCGTCGGCGGCAGATTCAGTCCGGAAAACTGGTACGGCACAATTGAAAAGCTCGGTGTCAGCGTCTGGTACAGCGCTCCGACCGCTTTCAGAATGCTTATGGGCGCCGGAGATGAAATGGCGTCCAAATTTGACCTTACCTCACTTCGTCACGTCCTGAGTGTCGGAGAGCCTTTAAACCCTGAGGTCATCAAGTGGGGGCATAAAGTATTCGGCAAGCGCATCCATGATACGTGGTGGATGACGGAAACCGGCGGACAGCTTATCTGCAATTATCCTTGCATGGAGATCAAGCCGGGTTCAATGGGGAAACCGATTCCGGGAGTGGAAGCGGCGATCGTTGACAATCAAGGAAATGAACTTCCGCCGTACCGGATGGGGAACCTCGCCATTAAAAAGGGCTGGCCGTCCATGATGGATTCCATTTGGAATAACAAAGAAAAATATGATTCTTATTTCATGCCGGGCGGCTGGTATGTTTCCGGAGATTCAGCTTATATGGATGAAGACGGTTATTTCTGGTTCCAAGGCAGAGTCGATGATGTTATTATGACATCCGGCGAGCGTGTCGGCCCGTTTGAAGTCGAAAGCAAACTTGTTGAACATCCGGCGATTGCCGAAGCCGGTGTCATCGGAAAGCCGGATCCTGTCCGGGGAGAAATCATTAAAGCGTTTATCGCCCTCAGAGAAGGACATGAACCATCCGATCAGCTGAAGGAGGACATTCGCCTCTTTGTAAAACAAGGGCTTGCCGCGCATGCCGCACCGCGTGAAATTGAGTTCAAAGATAAACTGCCGAAAACACGAAGCGGAAAAATCATGCGACGTGTCCTGAAGGCGTGGGAGCTGAACCTGCCGGCAGGCGACCTGTCCACAATGGAAGATTAA